GTTTTCTTCACCTACCGTTCTTACAGATGACAGCGACGCCGCTTCCTCTTCCCTCCGACTTCGTCCGTGCCGCTAGCAGAAACCTGCGAAACCACTCCTCTTTCTCGCGACCCGTCCTCCCAAACAAGTAGATTGTCAGATCTCCGCCTCCAGAAGTTCGCCTTTTCAGCTCCTCCCCCGGCCCCTCGGCCTTCTCCGTTTTGTCGAGCCTCTCGTTTGGACATTTGTCTTCCCCGGCCTCTGGTCTTTCTCCCTGGACCTTGGACATGAAGTCGTCCTGCTTGGCCAGCTCGATGCAAATCGGGTACTTTTTGTTCCAGATTCGCTTCCTTGCAAGGCTCTGTGGCATCAGGTAGATCTAAACAGAGttaaaggaaaatgaaaacaggcaTTTTGACCAATCACTTTCACAGATACACCAAGCCACAGATGCTCTCCCCTCTCCACCTTGCTGTCTGTCAGGTCGTAGATCTTCTGGCTGATGTAAGTGATGTCCGGCTTGGGCTCGTTGTGTATGGCTCGCCGGGAGATATTTCGGTTGGGCTTGGACAGACGAAGGACGCTGCCCTCCAGGCGAACGAAAACCGAGTGCGTCAGGGTGGCGTGGTACATCTCCGGGTCGTAGCTCTGTATCTCATTCATCCAGCCCTGCAGAACAAAGGACACGAGATGAAGAAACGACGACAAGATTGGGAACAAACATAATTGTTCCCAAGGCAGAAGAAGCTTGAAGGTTTGCTGCTCATATGTGTCCGCTGGTTCCGCCTGACTGCACCCCGTCTCTTTCAGAATGGCAGCGCCCTCGGGCTGCGAGGGTCTACTGCTCCATGGCTCCGTGAAAGGAACAACCCTGGAAGTGCACGTGCTTATGTAACCTCCCCAGACTGGTAAACAATTCGGCACCAACAGGTTCATTCTGAATCTGCAACAAAGTCTGACTTAAACCTGCTTCAGGAGGATGTGAAAAACAGGTGATCCGAAgtcttgaaaaaaaagacaaaaaaaatacaaaaaacaaagagcTTTGACGATATTTAAATCTACTGTCTTTTGGGGGAAAACCAGTGGCCTGAATGAGAACATGCCTGGAATACTTTGCTTTGTTTGGACTGAGGCAGAAAGAAATGTCAGTTTAAGATTTGTCACATGACTTAGGCTTTGCTTTAGTCAACCAAAGAGTTCTGACGGCAACAAACGAGCGAACAGTGTGTGAGCAAAGATCATAATCTGCACTCATTTTGCAGCAGGGAGTTCACTTCAACCCCAAAATGGCATCATGGGCAGCCCTCACTGACTTCCTGTTGACTTCATAGTCTCATCTCCTGTTAACCATCCCACATTGGAAGGCTGAAACAGTGTTATGTTTTGAAGCCAAACCAGTTTCACTAACCTTATCATCAATCAGAATCCAACCACAAGCTGAAGAAGGGTAGAGTTGTAGTTACTTAAAACTAACCTTTCCGGAGGGTTAGAAAACTATTGCTTTAAATGAGAGCCAAGGTACCTTGAATATCCCTGGCTCCTTGATGTCCAGCTGGTTCCACACCTccatccttctcctcctgctcctcctcatttCCGAAGAGCTGCGTCTCGGAGCGGAGAGCCACAGCACCAGCAGGGTCAGCATGAATCCGCAGACCACACCGTGCACCACCGCACTCACGTACGGAGGCACCTGGAGGACTAAATAGCAGTAAACCATCTGAGTCAGGAAGACCAGACAGACCACAGGCACagtctccacttcctcctctgccaTCTCCTCCATTTCAAGCTCGCTGCACAGCCCTGTGCTCCCTGGTTGCTGGGAACCAGGGTGGTCTCCATCTGGTGTTTCTGTGTCGCTACACAAGTCGAAGTCTTCGCTGTACAGCTCGCAGAAGTCCTCGTCTTCTTGCCGGGCAACCAGGGCGGACATGGAGCAGCGGCCTAGCGTGAGCGAGGGGGACTTGGGGAAGGCCTGCGTCTGAGCGGGAGTCAGCGACGCGAACGATGAAAACACCGAATCGTAGCCTCTCTCAGTGGGGGTCTCTTCCTCGTCTTCCCCCTCCAGCCACTCCTCCTCTTTAATGCTGAAGCTGTTGGTGCCCTCCGAGTGTCCATTTAATGCCGTGGCGCCGCTGAGCTCCGAGGCACTGGACGACAGAAGCTTGGCGCGATGCGGGGAGCTCCCAACGGCTCCCACCGTTGACTCATCCCCTATGATTTTGCTGAAAAGATGCAGAGGATCTGACATGACTTCAGAGAGCCGGCGCTTGGTGTCCTCGATTTTGGCCTCCACCTCTTGCACCTTGAAGAAGCACCTGCCGTCCGGGGACATGATGGGGGACGACGGCGCCGTTTTGGAATCGCTGCCGACCTGACTGGTGATGACTGGAGTGGAAGATAAGCGGGGCTGAGAGAACTGTTTGAACAGCTGCATGTTGCGCGGCGGGGGCCGCTGCGAAGCCTGGAGTTGGTGAGGAGCAGGCTGTTCCTGTTCAGCCTTTGAGGCATCGGTGGAGAGGGACTTCACGAAGGACTTCATTAAATGTCTGTGGCGTACGTGCGACGGAGCCATGGTAGTGGGGGGATGGGGGCTTTCCCTGGACTCCACCTCACTAGACAAGGACCTGACCAGGCTGAGGAAGGGCTTGGCTGACGACAGAGGGGTGGATTTGCCCGGGGACGAGGAGTTGGAGCTGCTGGGGGCGGCGATGCCTGAGGGCCGCTCAGACGGCCAGGAGGAGCTGGCTGGAGCAGCGCTCAGTTGCATGCTGCTGGAAGTAGCGACGATGGTCATGGCTTGAGAGGGAGTGGAGGCTTGGAACCCTGAAGACACATCGAGCACAGCAGCCTCTTTGGCATCATCCAGCAACAGCTCCTCCTTGGCTTCCACGCCAGTTAAAGGAGGCCGTTCTTCAGCTCCATCCATGTGAGTCATCACCCCCATGGTGCCGCCATagagctcctcttcctcgtcgTCTTCCTCTTTCCCCAGAGCAGAGAAGTGGATGGTGATCGTGTCACGAGACAGGGAGCGTTGCACCTGCAGCTTGGGCCCTGGCGGGGGGCGCGGCGGGGGAGAGTCGGCATGCTGTCCACTTCCGCCGCTGCCGTTGCCGTGACTGCTCATCACCACCCTGCTGAGGGCTCAGCCTGTAAGAGAGGACACAGTTTCCATCCAGAATTAAGGCATGGCTTATCATAACCAGAAACAATGACGTGACACAAGTGTCCTGAAGTGGGTCGCAGGTTTCGACCTGGGTTTCAGTGGAAATCAGTGTCGCAGCAACAAGTGGGGAAGCAGATGGCCACCCTCACCAGCTCACGACCCCGAGATCGAGAACCTAGTTACGCATGAGGGTGGTTTTGTGTGTCAGATTTCAGATACAGGTGCGAAGGAACGACTGGCGCTGTGATGCTAGCGGGTGCTTTGGCAAGAGATGAGGGCACAACAGAGATGAAGAACAAAGCCAGGGAAGAGTCAGAGCCAAGGAGGCCGAGCCTGACCTTTTCACAGGTGACATTTGTAGGTGAGCTAGTGGTGACATGGGAAATGATATTTAAATTAGTAGCTTCTTTTCAGAACTATAACAGGCAAAACAAGACAGTTCTAATGATATGCACGTCTAAAAATAGCCCTATAACGGATGAACGGATTTAGAAAAATCATCCTTCTAACAACCAGCTAGCAGCGACTGGTCTGTAAACCACGCCTCTATTAAAAATCCACTCAGTACTTCAATATTAACTCTAAAGTATTCTGGAACTAAATAATCCATGAAATGAAACCTCTCCACTTCATACCTGGCTGTGCGATATTTGTTGCCATAACAACACTGAAGCCTTGTTTGTGACTCATTGTGTGAATGAGCAGCTGCTCTGCGCTGCGGAGTGGAGTGTTTGTCCGACTCTGCACAGCCATTAAGAGTAGAACACTCTGATTCAGCATCACGGTCGTGTTCGATTGGAAACGCTTGAGAAATACACGCATCAAAACAGAGACAGGAGCTAATGTCAGAAAAACAAAGAGCTAAAGGATAACCAGGCCACTCTCTCTATATGAACTGCACAGGACATGAAGGATTCAAACTGTTTATAGCAATAACATTACCAGATTGTCCAACACATGCACCAGATTCAAACTAGGAAACTGTTCAAATAATCACTAATTCCTGGTTTTTGAGTCATTATAGTTTATTAAATATTGAGTTTTCTCCATTCTACTTTCTCCACTTTCATCAAATTTTAACTATATTCACCTGCcttatcattttttgtttgaataGTTCACCCTCATATTTATAAACAAAAGGTATTGAAAATGATTCCCTTTATGACACATGCCATGAAAATGATTCCCTTTATGACACATGCCAtgaaatctaataataataataacaaacattGATTACTTTAATAATGCATCTTGCttgtataatatattttatcctTCTGCCCACATAGGTTCTGTTtttgaaatttgttttaaaatggttTAGCATGAAGTAGAAGCCACTGTTCAGCATTTAGAAAAGTTCATATTCAGCCACCTGAGAAACAAGTGGTATCTGTGAGCAGTGGCCTTGTATCTCTACTGGAGCATATTATACGACACTTCCTATGTTTCATCATGGTCACTTCCTCTTCAGTTAGAGCAACATGCATTTTGATGCtaatctgtgtttgtcttttctaCCCTGCAGACCTAAACATACACATATGTAGCTGTAGAAACGTCAATAAATACATCTCCTGTTCGCTGTCATCTTCAACCCTCCTGCATCAGTGGAATTCACTCGCTCCCTTGAGTCACTGTGAAATCTTCaacataaaataacaaatatattttgagtGTTAACTTTTTATTTGGAAATGTAATTACTCCACATCACAGAAGAGgataaaaatgtttggattttagAAATTAACTTccactaataaataaaaaaagatctaATTTTTAAATCAGTTCAGAAAAGTTGAGAGATTGTTTTTCTTAATTTTAAATGGTTTCCTGATCATTTATAACGTTACTGAAAATCTTTGAGGGCAATAAGAGGTGGTGTTTGAGCAGAGAGCAGCATTCACGACCGGATCAACAGCTTACCTTGAGATTTTAAAGGCATTCAATCTTCGGCACCGACAGACAGCGCAGCACAGATCACGACACTTGCAGTGCTGaaaaaatatgacatttttaAGATACTGAATATGgaaaaatgtaagaaaaaattaggaaaaaatgagaaaatactttCTAAAATTCAGGTCTCTGTTTCTCTCAAAAAtcaatttttttctgtgtttatttcTTCTCATAAATCTGGCTTCATATTGATAGTCTCAGTAAACACTGAGCTTCAGACTATGCATGCTGACTTTAAATCTTCTGCCCCAACATGGAGCCTAGCACAACATTCTCCTCTTTATTGTGATCTAAAATGAccttctattttttaaaatcaagatTACAGTCGGGTAGTTTATGGATCTCTATGTTGGTGACGCCACAGAGCAACACATACATCTGTCACCCCCTCCTCCTGGAATAAATCAtctcacaaagcaaaacaaggtGTTTCAGTGAAAGGTCAGACATCAATGTTAGATCTTCCTATCAGAAATGGTTGCTAGGAAACATGCCTCCTGACGCCCGTCTGTTGGGATCGCATTCATAAATCTAAATAAGCAAATCAGCTCTTTGTCCTGCTGACAGCGAACCCACCTTCCATCCGCTCTCACAGCTTCCAGGTTTGCAGGGAGACGGAGGCGACAGCGGAGATGCCTCGACCCGGAGCCTGCAGCGGGACGCGGAGGGGCGCTGAACCGGCCCAGCGAGCAAACCTGCTCCGCGGCGACCGAGACCTGGGCGTGTGCTCAGTGGGTGAAAGCGAGAATCTCAGCGCCACCACACCCCCTCCTCACATGTTAACGAGCATTTAGACCCGGAAAAGGAGCCGCCGCCTGCACAGCGGtgattcatatttcattgtGATGCAGCGGAGAGACAGCTGCGTCATGGCGCTCCGCCGCGCGTGGATGT
The genomic region above belongs to Synchiropus splendidus isolate RoL2022-P1 chromosome 19, RoL_Sspl_1.0, whole genome shotgun sequence and contains:
- the tex2 gene encoding testis-expressed protein 2 isoform X1; the protein is MSSHGNGSGGSGQHADSPPPRPPPGPKLQVQRSLSRDTITIHFSALGKEEDDEEEELYGGTMGVMTHMDGAEERPPLTGVEAKEELLLDDAKEAAVLDVSSGFQASTPSQAMTIVATSSSMQLSAAPASSSWPSERPSGIAAPSSSNSSSPGKSTPLSSAKPFLSLVRSLSSEVESRESPHPPTTMAPSHVRHRHLMKSFVKSLSTDASKAEQEQPAPHQLQASQRPPPRNMQLFKQFSQPRLSSTPVITSQVGSDSKTAPSSPIMSPDGRCFFKVQEVEAKIEDTKRRLSEVMSDPLHLFSKIIGDESTVGAVGSSPHRAKLLSSSASELSGATALNGHSEGTNSFSIKEEEWLEGEDEEETPTERGYDSVFSSFASLTPAQTQAFPKSPSLTLGRCSMSALVARQEDEDFCELYSEDFDLCSDTETPDGDHPGSQQPGSTGLCSELEMEEMAEEEVETVPVVCLVFLTQMVYCYLVLQVPPYVSAVVHGVVCGFMLTLLVLWLSAPRRSSSEMRRSRRRRMEVWNQLDIKEPGIFKGWMNEIQSYDPEMYHATLTHSVFVRLEGSVLRLSKPNRNISRRAIHNEPKPDITYISQKIYDLTDSKIYLMPQSLARKRIWNKKYPICIELAKQDDFMSKVQGERPEAGEDKCPNERLDKTEKAEGPGEELKRRTSGGGDLTIYLFGRTGREKEEWFRRFLLAARTKSEGRGSGVAVICKNAFQPSHSRSSSNQSGGGLEAESRSSSRGELDELCHAQSRLRENSSAPSTGSTWKQKMLLDYNIYMAKYVNPPPPSTSPTPTMSCGNSPEGSPKTSRKPSEGSVEPEAWVNAFLGRIFWDFLGEKYWANMVSKKIQMKLSKIRLPYVMNELTLTELDMGFSVPKILGASKPSVDHQGLWFDLEVSYTGSFLMTLETKMNLARLGKEGEGLGEHGKEWSRPRTYCLADSDEESSSAGSSDEEDTTELHTEKSLQAGTEGFVGGHRPSKIMRFVDKIAKSKYFQKATETEFIKKKMEEVSNTPILLTVEVQECRGTLAVNIPPPPTDRIWYGFRSPPHLELKARPKLGEREVTIVHVTDWIEKKLEQEFQKIFVMPNMDDVWLPIMHSAMDTRSNANLVTVTSDALKDSESEESEVS
- the tex2 gene encoding testis-expressed protein 2 isoform X2 encodes the protein MSSHGNGSGGSGQHADSPPPRPPPGPKLQVQRSLSRDTITIHFSALGKEEDDEEEELYGGTMGVMTHMDGAEERPPLTGVEAKEELLLDDAKEAAVLDVSSGFQASTPSQAMTIVATSSSMQLSAAPASSSWPSERPSGIAAPSSSNSSSPGKSTPLSSAKPFLSLVRSLSSEVESRESPHPPTTMAPSHVRHRHLMKSFVKSLSTDASKAEQEQPAPHQLQASQRPPPRNMQLFKQFSQPRLSSTPVITSQVGSDSKTAPSSPIMSPDGRCFFKVQEVEAKIEDTKRRLSEVMSDPLHLFSKIIGDESTVGAVGSSPHRAKLLSSSASELSGATALNGHSEGTNSFSIKEEEWLEGEDEEETPTERGYDSVFSSFASLTPAQTQAFPKSPSLTLGRCSMSALVARQEDEDFCELYSEDFDLCSDTETPDGDHPGSQQPGSTGLCSELEMEEMAEEEVETVPVVCLVFLTQMVYCYLVLQVPPYVSAVVHGVVCGFMLTLLVLWLSAPRRSSSEMRRSRRRRMEVWNQLDIKEPGIFKGWMNEIQSYDPEMYHATLTHSVFVRLEGSVLRLSKPNRNISRRAIHNEPKPDITYISQKIYDLTDSKIYLMPQSLARKRIWNKKYPICIELAKQDDFMSKVQGERPEAGEDKCPNERLDKTEKAEGPGEELKRRTSGGGDLTIYLFGRTGREKEEWFRRFLLAARTKSEGRGSGVAVICKNAFQPSHSRSSSNQSGGGLEAESRSSSRGELDELCHAQSRLRENSSAPSTGSTWKQKMLLDYNIYMAKYVNPPPPSTSPTPTMSCGNSPEGSPKTSRKPSEGSVEPEAWVNAFLGRIFWDFLGEKYWANMVSKKIQMKLSKIRLPYVMNELTLTELDMGFSVPKILGASKPSVDHQGLWFDLEVSYTGSFLMTLETKMNLARLGKEGEGLGEHGKEWPRTYCLADSDEESSSAGSSDEEDTTELHTEKSLQAGTEGFVGGHRPSKIMRFVDKIAKSKYFQKATETEFIKKKMEEVSNTPILLTVEVQECRGTLAVNIPPPPTDRIWYGFRSPPHLELKARPKLGEREVTIVHVTDWIEKKLEQEFQKIFVMPNMDDVWLPIMHSAMDTRSNANLVTVTSDALKDSESEESEVS